In Halarcobacter mediterraneus, the genomic stretch CAAGTGCTTCAGCAAGAATTTTTGCTGTTTTAGGTTCCTCTAAAACTTTTGCTGACTGTAAGTAAAATTTAGAATAGTTTCCTGAACTTAATTTAAAATGTCCTTCTAGTAAGGCATTTGCATCTTTGTATATTTGTTCTACATTCATAATTAAACCGTTAAAATTTCTTGTTCTTTTGCTTTTAAAGTTTCATCTGCTTTTGAAACATATGTATCTGTAATTTTTTGAATATCTTCTAAAGCTTTTTTATTTTCATCATCAGTTATTTCTTTTTCTTTATGTAAAGCTTTGATTTTATCATTTGAATGTTTTCTTACATTTCTAATTGCAACTTTTGCATTATCAGTCATACCTTTTGCTTGTTTTGCACTTTCTTGTCTTTGTTCCATTGTCATTGGGGGGAAAAACAATTTAATTAAATCTCCATCATTGTTTGGATTAACTCCAATATTTGCAGCATTAATTGCTTGCTCTATATCACTTAAAAGATTTTTTTCCCATGGGTTAATAACAATAGTTGTTGCATCAGTAGCAGTTACTGAACCTACTTGTGATAATGGTGTTGGTGTTCCATAATAATCAATTTTTACACCATCTAAAATCGTAGTACTTACTTTACCTGTTCTTAAAGTTTTGTAGTCTCTTTTTAATGATTCTATTGATTTTTCCATATGGTCTTTAGTTTCTTCGTATATTTCATTTAACATTGTTTCTCCTTATTTTGATTACATTGGTTTTTGAAAAAGATTATACCATTAAATACTTTTATTATTTTATTTAATGGGTTTAAAATATTAGCTACTAAAGACAAAACTTTAGTAGCTTGTAAAGGAAAGATAAGAAGTAATAAATACTTCATTTTATTTATTATTTACTTTCTGGGATAGTAGGAACACTTGGTACAGCATTTGTTGGTGCAGCAGGTGCTGTACTATCTGATTTTGGTGTAGTTGGAATTAAAGTGTCAGTTTTTATACTATCTACAGCACTTTTCATCTTTTGTTGATTATAAATATATCCTAGTGCAACTGTATTTATAACAAAAAGAAGTCCTAAAAACATTGTTGCTTTGCTTAAAAAGTTTCCTGGTCCTTTTGCTCCAAAAAGTGAATCATTACTTCCACTGTATGCTCCAAGACCTATACTTGAACTTTTTTGTAATAAAATAGTTATTGTTAGAATAATTGCTAATACAAACTGAACTATTAAAAGTGTAGATGTCATATTAATTTCCCTTTTTAAAAAATGGTATATATTTTACCTGAAACTTATTAAGAAAAAGTTAAAATAATCTTTATGACTAATAAAAATCAATTCTCAAAATATGCAAAAGAATATAAAAATCATAATATTATTCAACAAATAGTAGCAAAATCGTTAATACGAGAGTTAGAAACAAAATCAAAAAGAATACTTGAATTAGGATGTGGTTCAGGACAAGTTTTTAAATATATAAATTGGAATATAGATTTTTATAAAGCAATTGATTCTTCTTATGAAATGTGTAAATTACACCCAAAAGCAGATAATATTCAGGTTAAATGCTTTGATTTTGATACAGAAGAATTTATAAATGAAATTAAAAATGATAAGTATGATATTGTATTATCATCATCTGCATTACAATGGTCAAAAGACTTAAAAAAAATTATAAAAGTCCTAAGCACTATTACAAATGAGATTAATGCAGTTTTATTTACCTCAAATACTTTTAAAACAATACATGAAATTACTAATACAAAATCCCCAATATTAGATGAAAATACGATAAAAGAAGCTTTTTCTTCTTATTTTGAATGTGAGTTTGAGACTATCTTATATAAATTAGAGTTTGATAGTAAAAAAGAGTTATTTACTTATATTAAAAAATCAGGAGTAAGCCCAAATGCTTCTTTACCATATCAGAATGCTAAAAAACTTTATAAAGAATATACTTTAAACTATTTAGAGTTTGAAGTTATATTTGTTAAAACTATTTCTAAATTATAAAGTTCATATCTTATATATTTAAAGTTCTCACTTGTCTTTATAGATGTTAGCTTTGTAAGTTCTTCAAGAACTCGAGAACTTTCTTGTGCTCTTTTAAAATTTGCAATTAAAATAGAATTTAAATCATCTCTATTTTGTTCACTTTTTATTGATTCTCTAAGAACATCATTTTTAACATCTCTTGAAGCCAATACTTCTAAATAGTTTTCAACTCTACATAAATGTCTAAGGGATTTAAGCTTTAATGCAGTATTTTTATCATTGAAACTATATCTAAAGATATCTTCAATAACTCGAATACCTTCTTTTAATCTATTTAAATTTGCATCTATAAGTCTAAGTGTTTGATTATTGTTTATCATTATATTAAAAGATTGAAATAACTAGCCAGAAGGCTAGTTATTAGTCATCACTATTTAAAATACCAAGTATTTGTAATAATGAAACAAATAAGTTAAAGAAATCTAAGTAAAGTGCAATAGCTGCTTCAATTGGAGTTTCAAATCCTCCTCTTATGATTTGTTGCGTATCATAAAGAATAAAAGCAGAAAACAATAGTGCACCAACCCCTGCAATACCTAGTTGTAATAAAGGTGATTGAAAGAAAATATTTGAAATTGAACCAACAATAAGAATTATTAAAGCAATGAATAACATTTTACCCATTGAAGAAAAATCTCTTTTTGTTGTCATAGCAAACATAGAAATACCACCAAATGCAACTGATGTCATTAAGAATGCTTGTGCAACAATTGATGCACCAGCAGGCATTGCTAAAATTGTACTTAATAGTGGAGTAATTGTTAAACCACTTAAGAAAGTAAAACCAAATAATACTGCTAAATTAATACCTGGCTTATTTTTAACTGCATATAATGCAAATAATAAAATAAACTCTAAGATAACTAATCCCCAATACCAGCTTGCAATTGTTGACACCATATCAAGACCGATGTAAGCTCCTGCAGTTGCTGCTAATAAAGAACCAGCAAATAATTGATATGT encodes the following:
- the frr gene encoding ribosome recycling factor encodes the protein MLNEIYEETKDHMEKSIESLKRDYKTLRTGKVSTTILDGVKIDYYGTPTPLSQVGSVTATDATTIVINPWEKNLLSDIEQAINAANIGVNPNNDGDLIKLFFPPMTMEQRQESAKQAKGMTDNAKVAIRNVRKHSNDKIKALHKEKEITDDENKKALEDIQKITDTYVSKADETLKAKEQEILTV
- the secG gene encoding preprotein translocase subunit SecG, whose amino-acid sequence is MTSTLLIVQFVLAIILTITILLQKSSSIGLGAYSGSNDSLFGAKGPGNFLSKATMFLGLLFVINTVALGYIYNQQKMKSAVDSIKTDTLIPTTPKSDSTAPAAPTNAVPSVPTIPESK
- a CDS encoding methyltransferase, with protein sequence MTNKNQFSKYAKEYKNHNIIQQIVAKSLIRELETKSKRILELGCGSGQVFKYINWNIDFYKAIDSSYEMCKLHPKADNIQVKCFDFDTEEFINEIKNDKYDIVLSSSALQWSKDLKKIIKVLSTITNEINAVLFTSNTFKTIHEITNTKSPILDENTIKEAFSSYFECEFETILYKLEFDSKKELFTYIKKSGVSPNASLPYQNAKKLYKEYTLNYLEFEVIFVKTISKL
- a CDS encoding thiamine-phosphate pyrophosphorylase, with protein sequence MINNNQTLRLIDANLNRLKEGIRVIEDIFRYSFNDKNTALKLKSLRHLCRVENYLEVLASRDVKNDVLRESIKSEQNRDDLNSILIANFKRAQESSRVLEELTKLTSIKTSENFKYIRYELYNLEIVLTNITSNSK
- a CDS encoding Bax inhibitor-1/YccA family protein, with product MYNRDYLSQETSQYKTQDSSKAQLMSFLKATYQLFAGSLLAATAGAYIGLDMVSTIASWYWGLVILEFILLFALYAVKNKPGINLAVLFGFTFLSGLTITPLLSTILAMPAGASIVAQAFLMTSVAFGGISMFAMTTKRDFSSMGKMLFIALIILIVGSISNIFFQSPLLQLGIAGVGALLFSAFILYDTQQIIRGGFETPIEAAIALYLDFFNLFVSLLQILGILNSDD